One Marmota flaviventris isolate mMarFla1 chromosome 16, mMarFla1.hap1, whole genome shotgun sequence DNA segment encodes these proteins:
- the Cetn1 gene encoding centrin-1 — protein MASSFKKTNVASTSQKKKVGPKPELTEDQKQEVREAFDLFDADGSGTIDVKELKVAMRALGFEPRKEELKKMISEVDREGTGKISFNDFLAVMTQKMSEKDTKEEIMKAFRLFDDDETGKISFKNLKRVAAELGENLTDEELQEMIDEADRDGDGEVNEEEFLKIMKKTNLY, from the coding sequence ATGGCTTCCAGCTTCAAGAAGACAAACGTGGCCTCCACCAGCCAGAAGAAAAAGGTGGGTCCTAAGCCCGAACTCACTGAAGACCAGAAGCAAGAAGTTCGGGAAGCGTTTGACCTCTTCGATGCCGACGGAAGCGGGACCATCGACGTGAAGGAGCTCAAGGTGGCCATGCGAGCGCTGGGCTTTGAGCCCAGGAAGGAAGAGTTGAAGAAAATGATCTCCGAGGTGGACCGGGAGGGCACGGGCAAGATCAGCTTCAACGACTTCTTGGCCGTGATGACTCAGAAGATGTCGGAGAAAGAcaccaaagaagaaatcatgaaGGCTTTCAGGCTCTTCGACGACGACGAGACCGGGAAGATCTCCTTCAAGAACCTCAAACGAGTGGCCGCCGAGCTCGGGGAGAACCTGACGGACGAGGAGCTGCAGGAGATGATCGACGAAGCGGATCGCGACGGAGACGGCGAAGTGAACGAGGAGGAGTTCCTCAAGATCATGAAAAAGACCAACCTCTATTAA